Genomic DNA from Streptomyces sp. GS7:
GGCGCGTGCCTGCCCATGGAGAAGCTGGAGCGCACCAACTCCTGGCAGCCCACCATCGCCGATCCGACGGCCGCCGGCTCGTACCGGATGCAGGTCTTCCGCACCAGGTACGGCACCGTCACCCACCGCGCCACCATCGGCGGCAAGCCCGTCGCCTACACCTCGCTGCGCTCCACCTACCGCCACGAGGCCGACTCCATCATCGGCTTCCAGATGTTCAACGACCCGTCGTACGTCCACGACGCCAGGAGCTTCCAGAAGGCGGCCCAGCACATCGGCTACGCCTTCAACTGGTTCTACGCCGACTCCCGCGACATCGCGTACTACAACAGCGGCCTCAACCCGGTCCGCAACCCCGCCGTCGACCCGTCGCTGCCCGTCCGGGCCGAACCGGCCTACGAGTGGAAGGGCTTCGACCCCGCCACCAACACCACCGACTACACCCCGCCCGCCCAGCACCCGCAGTCCGTCGACCAGGACTACTACATCTCCTGGAACAACAAGCAGGCCAAGGACTACGACTCGGCCGGCTTCGGCAACGGCTCGGTGCACCGCGCCAACCTGCTCGACGACCGGGTGCGCGCGCTGACGAAGGAGGGCGGGGTGACCCGGGCGTCGCTGACCCGGGCGATGGCCGACGCCGCCGTCACCGACCTGCGCGGCGAGGACGTGCTCCCCGACCTGCTGCGGGTGATCGACAGCAAGCCGGTCACCGACCCCCGACTGCGGGCAGCGGTCCAGCAGTTGGACGCGTGGCGCAAGGACGGCGCCCGGCGCCGCGAAACCTCACCGGGCTCGCACACCTACGCCCACTCCGACGCGGTACGGCTGATGGACGCCTGGTGGCCGCTGATGATCCCGGGCGTCTTCGAGCCGGGCCTGGGCAAGGACCTCTACACCGCGCTCGGCGCCAACCTGGCCGTCGACGAGTCGCCGTCCGCAGGCCACGGCCCCACCGGGGCGCACGCCGGATCGGCGTTCCAGTACGGGTGGTGGAGCTACGCCGACAAGGACCTCCGCGCCGTGCTGGGCGACCGGGTCCAGGGCCCGCTCGCCGAGCGGTACTGCGGCAACGGCACGCTCGCGGCCTGCCGCGACACCCTGCTGGCCACGCTCCAGCAGGCCGCCGGCAGGACCGCCGCCCAGGTCTACCCGGGAGACGACAACTGCAAGGCCGGCGACCAGTGGTGCGCCGACGCCATCGTCCACCGCGCGGTGGGCGGTCTGACCCACGACAAGATGAGCTGGCAGAACCGGCCCACCTACCAGCAGGTGGTGGAGTTCCCCGCGCACAGGTAGCGGAGCGAACGGCACGGGCCCCGGGGTGCGCGCACCCCGGGGCCCGTCCGTGTGCGCCGGCCACCGGCACGACCAGGGTGGTGGTGGTCACCGCCTGGAGGGGATTTCCAGGGCGGCTATGCTGCTCGTTCCTGAATGAGGGGGACGGGAAAGCGAGTAGGGGCGATAGGGGCGCATGGCCGTGCCAGGTCCGGAGCAGTACCCGACGGAACTGCTCGATACGACGATGGACCAGTTGCGCACGCTGATCGTGGTGCACGAGGCGGGGACGGCGCTGGGGGCCGCCCGCCGGCTGGGCCGCGAGCAGTCCAGCGTGCAGAAGCAACTGGACACGATGAACCGCACCTTCGCCGCCCTGTGCGGCGAGGAACTGGTGCTGAAGCAGGGGAGGGGACAGGACGCGCTGTTCACCGCGACCGGTGAGGCACTGGTCGACCTGGCGCGGCGCACGCTCGGCGAGTGGGCCGAGGGCGTCCACGACGCCCGCCGCCGGCTCGGCCGTACGCTCTCGGTCGGCACCACCCGTTACACCCTGGGCTTCCTCCTGGACGCCGTGGAGCACGTCAGCGCGGACTATGAACGCGACGGCGTCGACCTGAAGGTCACCCACGTCCGCACCGGCGACCTGTTCACCAAGCTGCGCACCCAGGAACTGGACCTGGTCTGCGGCAGCGTCGTGGTCACCGAGGGCGAGGAGGCCGAACTCCTCGCGCCCTACGAGGTCATGGAGTGGCGGCGCAGCGGCCTGTCGCTGCTGACGAACCTGCCGCCGGACCGGCTGCCGGGCGCCTCGTTCAGCGCCGGCGACCTGCCCCGGCTGCCGCTGGTGGTCTCCGCGGGCGGTCTGATCGGCCGCTTCCTGACGTCGTGGTACGGCAGCGACTACCGCCAGAGGCTCACCGTGGCGGCCGAGATAGAGGCCGCCCACTACGGCTTCGAGCTGCTGCGCTCGGGCGTGGTCAGCGGCGCGATGCTGGTCACCCGCGGTATCGGGGAGGCGGCGGCGGACGGCCGGCTC
This window encodes:
- a CDS encoding LysR family transcriptional regulator, encoding MAVPGPEQYPTELLDTTMDQLRTLIVVHEAGTALGAARRLGREQSSVQKQLDTMNRTFAALCGEELVLKQGRGQDALFTATGEALVDLARRTLGEWAEGVHDARRRLGRTLSVGTTRYTLGFLLDAVEHVSADYERDGVDLKVTHVRTGDLFTKLRTQELDLVCGSVVVTEGEEAELLAPYEVMEWRRSGLSLLTNLPPDRLPGASFSAGDLPRLPLVVSAGGLIGRFLTSWYGSDYRQRLTVAAEIEAAHYGFELLRSGVVSGAMLVTRGIGEAAADGRLPEAGGLRTLEIVGEVGPRTEVLVGVFTRRGERDAYPPEHPLNRLWEALSWESERWWLRP